The following nucleotide sequence is from Deltaproteobacteria bacterium.
TCCCTCCAGCTTGGAACTTCGACGTTTCACTCTAGTCTAACCCCGGGCCGGGCTCTTGTCAAAGACGGGCTCTGCCGGAATTTCCTTCGTCTTGGATCAGGATTCTTGCAAGTCCGTGACTTCACGGTTTTTCTTTTTTGATCCGCTCCATCCCCAATGAATTGGAAAATACCGCCTGGGTGAAAGGGGGCTGTGGCAGGATCTATGTCTTGTGCCACTCCGCGTGGAAGGGAGCGCTCTGGGCCACATGCTCGGGTGCCGTATTGGACAGGGAGACCTCCTCACCCAGGAAATCCCTTCCCGTCTCCCGATAGCAGTGGCGCACAAAGGCGCTGCAGAACATGGCATGGGGATCGTCAAAGGGGTTTGTCGCCCATAGCCGCCTTGTCATGATGGCCAGCCATGTTCCCACCAGCTCCAAAATCGGGTACTGGAGCTGCTCGTCGCAGAGTTGCAGGGCAGTACCCAAAACCATATCCTCCTCGCCCACGGATAGATCGAAGTCGAGGATGGCCGCATGCTCAACCTGTTCGGAGCACCATTTGCCGACCCAGTTTTCCTGGGCACCGTTGCGGATCTGCACCCGCTGGGGATGGATCTGCAGGTCGCTTTCAAAGATATAGGGGCTGCGTCCCACTTGTCCCTGGGGGCCCCGTCGATCAGGGCGCATCTCCCCAAGTATGAAGGCGTGTGACCAAAGAGAAGGACCGCCATCGCGTGTCAGTCTCCTCTGGCTCGACCTGACAGCCTCCCCGATCAGGTCAGAGGTGCCTACAAGAGCCACCCGGCCCCGGCCGTAGTTGGAAAGGAAGAAATTCAAGAGGTCCTTGTTCACGTCTCCCCCCTCTGCCCCCAGGCATCATCGTCATGGAAAAACGATCCCTCCCCGATCAGACCGCCCATAAAAGACTGGGAGTCTTGAACCCGGGGACGCTTGTATCATAACAGAGTCGAGACCCCTGTCAAGTGCTCTTGCAAGAAAACCGTCCTCTCTCGGCCCGAAACAATCCACTACCATGAGGAACCGGCCTTTCCGAGCCCCTCGAGATCCACTGCCCGGCTTGTTCCGTTTCCACGAGATCCTCAAAGACGAGCGTGTTTGAAAACCACGGATGCCCAGTCGACCCTCGCCGTGGTCAGATCCCCGGGAATGTGGTAGGTTTGAAAGAAACACCTGTCAAGGTCGTTTGCACCCTGACAGTCCCTCATGGTGCAGAAAGGCCGTTGCATGGCCGGGAGAAAGCGCCACGCTTTTATGTCATGACTCGGCATCCGACTTTCTGCTGGTTTTCCCCGGTGAATCGACCATAGGCCGAGGAGATGGGGGTTCTCCATGAAGCGGCGCGATAGACTGGCCCTTTGGGCTGCGGCAATCGCAAGCACCATTGTGGTCCTGTTTTTGGCTTTGATCATTCTCCTGCCCCGGCTGATCAATTTCCAGCCCGTGCGAGAAAAGATCCTGGGCCGTATCTCTCATGCAGTAGGAGGCCGGGTCGAACTCGAGCGGATGGATCTCTTCCTTTTCCCCAGGCCCGGTGTAATAGCTCGCGGGGTGAGTCTCTCCATCCCTGGAATAATCGGGGGAACCCTGCGCTCTGCAGGAATCTATCCTGAGATTCTCCCCCTTTTTGCCGGCCGGCTTCAGATCTCCCGGATCGAGATTCGATCTCCGGATTTCACGGCGGCACTTCCCGACAAGCCGCAAGAAAAGCCGAAGAAACACCCACCGCCCCCTGTTGAGTCCGTCAAGCAAAAGGTGGGACATCTCCTGGCGGTTCTAACCTCAAAGGTACCAGGTCTTGCCGTGAGAGTGAGCAATGGGAAGCTCCGTCTCTCTCGAGGAGGTCGGCCTGCCGCCCGGTTTGAGGCCATCGAGGCGCGCATCGACCTACCACCAAACAGACTCAAGGTCAACCTGGGTTGTACTTCAAACCTCTGGGAAAGCATGTCCTTCACCGGGTTTCTCGACCCCGAGAATCTCGGTGCTGCCGGCCAATTAGCACTCGTAAACTTCAAGGCCCACGAGTTGCCTGCCCTCGTTCCCGGCCGTGGCCGACCGACTATTCGAGATTCGCAGGTGGATCTCGATCTCCGTTTCAGGGCCGAGGGGCTAAGTGTTCTCCACGGGGAACTGCAGGGTTCCATTTCGGAACTCACCCTCGGGAAGGGGGATCAGAAGGTAGTCATCAAGGGCAAGGATCTGATGGGGACTCTCGATCTGAGCCGGGATCTGGCAGAAATATCCCTCACGGGCTTCGATCTTGAGTATCCGCGCCTCAATCTCTCTGGAAGCCTCCTGGCAAGGAACGCCTCTCCACGATTGAGTCTGAAGCTCGAGGGGAGGGAGGTCGACGTTTCATCCACACGGCAGGTGCTTCTCGCACTGGCAGGAGATTCACCAACCCTAGAGAAGCTCTTCACCATAGTGAGGGGAGGCCTGGTACCCCTGATCACGGCCGAGGCCGAGGGAAATTCGCCGGTCGATTTGCTGAAACCGGAAAACATGGTCATCAGGGGGAGCATCGCCGGGGGAGATATCTTCATTCCAGGGTCTGACTTCAACCTCGGCAAGGTCGACTTCGATCTCCAGGCTGTGGAGGGAGATGTGGTCATCTCCAAGGGCCTGCTCCGCGGGCAGAACCTTCGAGCCCGGTGGAAGGAAACCGAGATCACCGGGGGTAGTATCACCCTCGGCCTGAGGGGCGGGGATGCGCCCTTCCATCTCGATACGGTGCTGAAGGCAGACCTCCGCCGGTTGCCTGGTGTGCTCAAGGACCTGATAAAGAGCAGACCCTTGCGCAGAGAGATCGCCCTTGTGAGCGACCTCAAGGGCAGTGCAACAGGAAGGCTTGTCTTGGGGGAGACCACACGATCGATCCAAGCCGGTGTGGATATCTCAAGATTCAACCTGTCGGCCAGGTATCGCCCTATTCCCTATCCCCTGAAAATACGGAGCGGGAAGTTTTCCTACCGCGGAGGCAGGATCGCGGTAAAGGACATCGAGGGTACACTGGGAAGGTCCTCCTTCTCAGGGCTCACCGGAGGTGTGCGCTTTGGAAGGCCTCCTTCTCTTGAGATCCTCTCGGGGAAGTTCTCGATCCTGCTGGATGAGATCTATCCGTGGCTTTCCTCCCTCAAGGGACTGAAGGCCGCTCTCAAGGATCTCGAGTCCGTGAGCGGCATCCTCAGTTTCTCATCCATGCGTCTGGAGGGGCCTCTTTCCGCACCTCAACGATGGCGTTTCAGGACAAATGGAAAGATCGAGGGTCTCGTCGTGGATTCTCGGTTTCTCCCGGGCCGGTTGGCAGCCGACGGCGCTGGATTCGAGGCAACCGAGAAGAAAATCTCTATCACAGATGCCCGGGCTCGCCTTCTGGATGCCTCTGGGAGGGTGTCGGGGGATCTCAGGGGCTATCGACAAGGGCCCGGCAGGCTCCTTCTTGCCATCCAAGGAAGGCTCGGGCCTAAGGCCGCCTCCTGGGTTTCAGACCTGGCCCGCCTGCCCCAGAGGCTCAGGGTCCGCTCCCCCCTCTCGATCTCAAAGGGGAAACTGGGATGGAAGGGCAAGGGGAGGCTATCTTTTTCGGGTGATCTGGCCGTGGAAGACGGTCCCGTGGTCTCTCTCGACCTCCTCGCGAACCCAGGGGAACTTACTATCAAGAAGCTGCTTGTTGAGGATGGAGCCTCTCGTGCGAGTCTTGCCGTCGGCCTCAAGAAGAGGGAGCTCCATCTTGGCTTCAAGGGACACCTGGACAAGGCGACTCTCGACGGGCTTCTCGTGAAAAACCGGGTTCTCGCCGGACGGATCGACGGGGACTTCGAGGCTCACATCCTGTTCGACCAGCCCATGGGTTCGACGGCTCACGGAAAGCTCCAGGCAGTCGGGCTCGGCAACCCGCTGGGACTGAAGGTGCCGGTGAACATAGAGAAGGTCTCCCTCATCGCCACGGGAAACAGGCTCGAGGTCGAATCTGCCAGCCTCACGATGGGAGGCCACCACGTGAGCCTTTACGGAGATCTGAATCTTTCAGGAGAAGAGTTCACGATCGATATGGCTCTGTCTGCAGACGGCCTTGAGTGGAGCGGGATAAAACGGATAATAGGAGGAGAGAATCGGCCAAGCCCATCTGAAAAGGCCGAAAAGACGTGGGCTTTGCCGCTGCGAGGACATCTAAGAGTCAAATCAGAGTATTTCACCTATGGGAGGTTCACCTGGAGGCCCTTTCACGCTGACATCTCCTTTGGTCATGACGAGGTGACAGTCGCCGTCACCGATGCGGATTTGTGCGGGATTTCGACTCCCGGGGTCATAAAGATCACTCCTCAGGTTGTGTCACTTGATTTCAAAGCGGCTTCCACGGGCCAGGACCTGACACACACGCTGCAGTGCGTCGCGAACGAGGAAGTGCTCGTGACAGGCAGCCTCGACTTCAAGGGGGAGATCACGGGCCGGGGCAGGCCGGAAGAGCTTGTTCGGTCCCTGAGAGGAGGTTTCAAACTCGTTGCCAGGAACGGCCTGGTCCGCCACGAGATACGGTTCGAAAAGGTCCTCGCCCTTCTCAATCTCACCGAAATCTTCGTGGGTAAGGCACCAGAGTTGGGCAAAAAGGGGGTTCCATACGATTCCATAAGGATCAAAGGGGATCTCAAGGGGGACAAGCTCACGATAGAAGAAGGGATCATGGACTCTCCTATTATGAAGCTCGCCTGGCACGGTGAACTCGATCTGATCGACCAGCAAATGGATTTCAAGGTTCTGGTAGCCCCACTGAAAACCGTGGACCGCATCGTCAAGCTCGTTCCACTGGTTCGTGAGATCCTCGGAGGGTCTCTCGTCTCAATTCCCGTCGAGGTCAAGGGTGATTTGACAGACCCGACGGTTGTGACTCTCTCTCCCTCGGCAGTTGGAGCCCAACTTCTGGGTATCTTCACGAGAACCCTCACGCTCCCTGTCAAGATAGTAGAACCCGTGCTCTCTGAGAAGAAGGAAAAGTGGTAGAAGAATCCCTCAGCCGGCAACCGGTTAGGGCCCGTTAAGAAGCGCGGTAACATTAACGGTCGAGGAGTTCGCCACCGCCAGATCCAGCCCCCCGTCTCCATCCAAATCCCCTGGGGTGATCGAAGAAGGCTCTCCCGCCACATGGTAAGGACTCCCCAACGCCTCGCCAAATCCTCCACCAGGCCCGCTCAACTCATTCAACAGCACAGTGACATTCCAGGTCGTCGAGTTCGCCACCGCCAGATCCAAATCCCCGTCTCCATCCAAATCCCCCAGAGTGATCGAAGAAGGGTCGCCATCGACATCATAAGGACTCCCCGAAAATCCTCCACCAGGCTCGTTCAACAGCACAGTGACATTCCAGGTCGTCGAGTTCGCCACCGCCAGATCCAAATCCCCGTCTCCATCCAAATCCCCCAGAGTGATCGAAGAAGGCTCTCCCGCCACATCGTAAGGACTCCCCAACGCCTCACTAAATCCTCCACCAGGCCCGCTCAACTCGTTCAACAGCACAGTAACATTGCGGGTCGAGGAGTTCGCCACCGCCAGATCCAAATCCCCGTCTCCGTCCAGGTCACCAGTCGTGATAAATGAAGGGGTGCCGGCCACTCCAAAGGGGCTCCCCGGGGCCTTCGTGAAATCAGCATCGCCCCCGGACACGGCAGCACGGAAGCGAAACACAAACGGTGGATCCAGAGCCGCTCCTGTGGGCGAGGTCACGCCCTTGGTCAGGGTGATCTCGACCTCCTCGCCAGGTTTGAAGTCACTGTCAGGAGCAAAGGTCAGAAAGGTTGTTCCGCCCCCGCTGTACATGCCTTCCAGCCTGCCGCTCAGAGAACCGTCCGCCACAAAAGTGCTGCTGTCGGCAGGGTTCATGGTCTGGTCAAATTCGACCTTAACCGTTGTATTGACCGCGGCGGCACGTTCGTTGGCAGCAGGGTCGAGGGCGACGATTTGCACCGATGGAAGAGGGCTTTCCCCGCCGTTTGACGAGCCTCCACCGTTGCACGTTGCCAGGCTCAACGTCAATACCACCGGCAAGTACGTCTTCCAAGAGATGCCTCTCAACATTATCGTCTCCTGTAAGGCCGGTCCCTATGCCCGCCCGTTCCCGGTTATTAGCACTCCAAGAACCGTGAGTACGGAGGGTTCCATCATAGCAGAGTTGAAAATCCTGTCAAGTATTTTTGCATGATTTTACATCAAAACCTCAAGGCCGGGCCACCCCCTCCAACATCACGGGCACGACCACTCTGTATCGAAACAAAGCCCGATTGACCGACCCTTGACACCGCGTGTTATAATTTTTCCATAACGATTAGCCCCACAAGCAGATCCCACACGTAACCATCACGGCAGACTGCTCCTTGACACACCCCTCGCTCACGTCGGGAGAGATGTGGCGGTCGAATAGTCGGCAAGGGGACCCGAGATTGGGTAAGACTAATTTGGCATTAGCCGTTCTTCTCACAACCTGCCTGGCAGCGGGTATCTGGTTAGCCGGAAGGCCGGATGTTGTGCCGGCCCTTGCCGAGGAACCTGAGGCATCGCCTCAGTCACAAAAATACACCGGCTCCGTGAGCTGCCGGGAGTGTCACGAGAAGTTCTACAAATTATGGGCACCCTCACACCACGGGCTGGCCATGCAGCCCTACACTCCCGAGTTTGCCCGTGCCGAGATCGGTGGCGAAACAGGCTGGGTGCTCGAGCGTGGACCCGAGGGAGAGAAGAAGTACGGGA
It contains:
- a CDS encoding VCBS repeat-containing protein; its protein translation is MLRGISWKTYLPVVLTLSLATCNGGGSSNGGESPLPSVQIVALDPAANERAAAVNTTVKVEFDQTMNPADSSTFVADGSLSGRLEGMYSGGGTTFLTFAPDSDFKPGEEVEITLTKGVTSPTGAALDPPFVFRFRAAVSGGDADFTKAPGSPFGVAGTPSFITTGDLDGDGDLDLAVANSSTRNVTVLLNELSGPGGGFSEALGSPYDVAGEPSSITLGDLDGDGDLDLAVANSTTWNVTVLLNEPGGGFSGSPYDVDGDPSSITLGDLDGDGDLDLAVANSTTWNVTVLLNELSGPGGGFGEALGSPYHVAGEPSSITPGDLDGDGGLDLAVANSSTVNVTALLNGP
- a CDS encoding AsmA-like C-terminal domain-containing protein, with protein sequence MKRRDRLALWAAAIASTIVVLFLALIILLPRLINFQPVREKILGRISHAVGGRVELERMDLFLFPRPGVIARGVSLSIPGIIGGTLRSAGIYPEILPLFAGRLQISRIEIRSPDFTAALPDKPQEKPKKHPPPPVESVKQKVGHLLAVLTSKVPGLAVRVSNGKLRLSRGGRPAARFEAIEARIDLPPNRLKVNLGCTSNLWESMSFTGFLDPENLGAAGQLALVNFKAHELPALVPGRGRPTIRDSQVDLDLRFRAEGLSVLHGELQGSISELTLGKGDQKVVIKGKDLMGTLDLSRDLAEISLTGFDLEYPRLNLSGSLLARNASPRLSLKLEGREVDVSSTRQVLLALAGDSPTLEKLFTIVRGGLVPLITAEAEGNSPVDLLKPENMVIRGSIAGGDIFIPGSDFNLGKVDFDLQAVEGDVVISKGLLRGQNLRARWKETEITGGSITLGLRGGDAPFHLDTVLKADLRRLPGVLKDLIKSRPLRREIALVSDLKGSATGRLVLGETTRSIQAGVDISRFNLSARYRPIPYPLKIRSGKFSYRGGRIAVKDIEGTLGRSSFSGLTGGVRFGRPPSLEILSGKFSILLDEIYPWLSSLKGLKAALKDLESVSGILSFSSMRLEGPLSAPQRWRFRTNGKIEGLVVDSRFLPGRLAADGAGFEATEKKISITDARARLLDASGRVSGDLRGYRQGPGRLLLAIQGRLGPKAASWVSDLARLPQRLRVRSPLSISKGKLGWKGKGRLSFSGDLAVEDGPVVSLDLLANPGELTIKKLLVEDGASRASLAVGLKKRELHLGFKGHLDKATLDGLLVKNRVLAGRIDGDFEAHILFDQPMGSTAHGKLQAVGLGNPLGLKVPVNIEKVSLIATGNRLEVESASLTMGGHHVSLYGDLNLSGEEFTIDMALSADGLEWSGIKRIIGGENRPSPSEKAEKTWALPLRGHLRVKSEYFTYGRFTWRPFHADISFGHDEVTVAVTDADLCGISTPGVIKITPQVVSLDFKAASTGQDLTHTLQCVANEEVLVTGSLDFKGEITGRGRPEELVRSLRGGFKLVARNGLVRHEIRFEKVLALLNLTEIFVGKAPELGKKGVPYDSIRIKGDLKGDKLTIEEGIMDSPIMKLAWHGELDLIDQQMDFKVLVAPLKTVDRIVKLVPLVREILGGSLVSIPVEVKGDLTDPTVVTLSPSAVGAQLLGIFTRTLTLPVKIVEPVLSEKKEKW